In Euryarchaeota archaeon, one DNA window encodes the following:
- the eno gene encoding phosphopyruvate hydratase: MTEIRDIRIRKIIDSRGNPTVEVDVFTESGFGRAAAPSGASTGAHEVAAWPKQGIDAAIERANAALFPKLVGRHASDQRELDAKLAEIDGTPDFSHVGGNVATATSLAFAKAAADSLGIPLYLYIGGSMVGQLPRPMGNVLGGGAHAVGGTDIQEFMAISLGPSVADSVHANAFVHKRVKEVLKAKLPGEAIGKGDEGAWVAKVGNEEALAIVSQACDDAKAQFGFPVRPCLDVAATELYRHGKYKYRDTTRSREKQIDFMERLVKEFDLYSIEDPLAEEDFDGFAELTRRVGKKCLVVGDDLFVTNPTRIEKGISMGAANAVLIKVNQVGTLSRTVDAVRLAHSHGYKTIISHRSGETTDDTIAHIGVALGCVAIKTGAVGGERIAKLNELIRIEEELGAPPRPSKMSSH; the protein is encoded by the coding sequence GTGACTGAGATACGGGACATCCGGATCCGAAAGATAATCGACAGCCGGGGAAACCCGACGGTCGAAGTTGACGTTTTCACTGAATCAGGCTTTGGGCGAGCCGCAGCCCCGTCGGGCGCCTCGACCGGTGCTCATGAGGTCGCCGCGTGGCCAAAGCAGGGAATCGATGCGGCCATCGAGCGCGCGAACGCAGCACTTTTCCCGAAACTCGTAGGGCGACACGCGAGCGACCAACGGGAACTCGACGCTAAGCTTGCGGAGATCGACGGTACGCCTGATTTTTCACACGTCGGGGGAAACGTGGCGACGGCGACGTCCCTGGCGTTTGCGAAGGCGGCCGCGGATTCCCTCGGCATCCCCCTTTACCTCTATATCGGCGGGTCGATGGTGGGCCAGTTGCCGCGCCCCATGGGAAACGTCCTCGGAGGCGGCGCCCACGCGGTCGGCGGGACGGACATCCAGGAATTCATGGCGATCTCACTCGGCCCAAGTGTCGCCGATTCCGTGCACGCGAACGCCTTCGTCCATAAGCGGGTGAAGGAGGTCCTGAAGGCCAAGCTCCCTGGCGAGGCGATCGGCAAAGGCGACGAGGGCGCGTGGGTGGCCAAGGTCGGCAACGAAGAGGCGCTCGCGATCGTCTCGCAAGCGTGCGACGACGCGAAGGCGCAGTTCGGCTTCCCGGTGAGGCCGTGCCTCGACGTCGCCGCGACCGAGTTGTATCGTCACGGGAAATACAAGTACCGGGACACCACGAGAAGTCGCGAGAAACAGATCGACTTCATGGAGAGACTCGTGAAGGAGTTCGATCTCTACTCCATCGAGGATCCGCTCGCGGAGGAGGACTTCGACGGCTTCGCCGAACTCACGCGCCGCGTCGGCAAGAAGTGCCTAGTCGTCGGCGACGACCTGTTCGTCACGAACCCGACGCGCATCGAGAAGGGCATCTCGATGGGCGCTGCCAACGCGGTGCTCATCAAGGTGAACCAAGTCGGGACTCTTTCGCGCACGGTGGACGCGGTCCGCCTCGCCCATTCGCACGGGTACAAGACGATCATCAGCCACCGCTCGGGGGAAACGACGGACGACACGATCGCCCACATAGGAGTCGCTTTGGGATGCGTCGCGATAAAGACGGGCGCGGTCGGCGGGGAACGCATCGCGAAACTGAACGAGCTTATCCGGATCGAGGAAGAGTTGGGGGCGCCGCCGAGGCCATCCAAGATGAGTAGTCACTAG
- a CDS encoding 30S ribosomal protein S2: MESELKYGEEQGLKEAESLVSEDVYLSCGIHIGTQQKNADMAPFIYKVRNDGLFVLDIKKTDERIRAVAKFLARYPPGKVLLVSARQYGQKPIKVMATRIGAIANAGRFMPGSLTNPRTAQFIEPQAVLLNDPAGDAQAMREALNIGIPIAALCDTNNETRNLDLVIPTNNKGKRSLALVYWLLTREILKARGDIKEDKDFDLQIDDFEAQL; this comes from the coding sequence ATGGAATCGGAACTGAAATACGGCGAGGAACAAGGCCTGAAGGAAGCGGAATCGCTCGTGTCAGAGGACGTCTACCTCTCGTGCGGTATCCACATCGGAACGCAGCAGAAGAACGCCGACATGGCGCCCTTCATCTACAAGGTCCGTAACGATGGCCTTTTCGTGCTTGACATCAAGAAGACGGACGAGCGCATCCGGGCCGTCGCGAAGTTCCTCGCACGTTACCCTCCTGGAAAGGTCCTTCTCGTGTCTGCACGTCAGTACGGTCAGAAGCCGATCAAGGTCATGGCGACGCGCATCGGAGCGATCGCGAACGCGGGCCGCTTCATGCCAGGTTCCCTCACGAACCCACGCACCGCCCAGTTCATCGAGCCCCAGGCCGTCCTTCTCAACGACCCCGCGGGCGACGCTCAAGCGATGCGCGAGGCGTTGAACATCGGCATCCCCATCGCGGCGCTTTGCGACACCAACAACGAGACGCGTAACCTCGACCTCGTCATCCCGACGAACAACAAGGGGAAGCGGTCGTTGGCCTTGGTCTACTGGCTCCTCACGCGCGAGATCCTGAAAGCCCGCGGCGACATCAAAGAAGACAAGGATTTCGACCTACAAATAGACGATTTCGAGGCTCAACTGTAG
- a CDS encoding MarR family transcriptional regulator, with protein sequence MLEEFHHVVFFRDGSRTRLFTIGRTFGVLETRARVARRSGRAIAVMSTLEHTPGLTLSELARRLGIPKSGAKWQVDRLERLGLLTRTKGRNGHSLSLNVPLAIRGAQAGT encoded by the coding sequence GTGCTGGAAGAGTTCCATCATGTCGTGTTCTTCAGGGACGGCTCCAGGACGCGCTTGTTCACCATTGGTCGCACATTCGGCGTTCTCGAGACGCGAGCAAGGGTCGCAAGGCGCTCCGGACGCGCCATCGCGGTGATGAGCACGCTAGAGCACACACCTGGCCTCACGCTTTCAGAACTCGCAAGGCGGCTCGGGATCCCCAAAAGCGGCGCGAAATGGCAGGTCGACCGGCTGGAGCGGCTTGGACTCCTGACGCGGACAAAGGGACGCAACGGCCATTCGCTGTCCTTGAACGTGCCGCTTGCGATACGCGGCGCACAAGCTGGCACATGA
- the amrB gene encoding AmmeMemoRadiSam system protein B has product MMELFQHCSVVKGCAIRQIERSRRTPLGEGLTLPLFYEAANPGIVLRQPAVAGTFYPHEKAALAALVESSLDHRLGPGANPGAWPGGKRIRGLLVPHAGLEYSGHVAAHAYKTLAEDHAPNRLILIGPNHSGVGAAAEVSLDDFAVATGTARNDFRFGERLISQFISEDSGSHAEEHSLEVQVPFIVRLFPEAKIVPILVTQQTREISKAIGEAIAPHLGDPGTIVIASTDLSHYLPPNRATAADSVTIEALLTGSADSLFDVLGEGDPSMCGQGAAAAMLAAVKPENGRLLARAHSGDVKPMPRVVGYASMAFG; this is encoded by the coding sequence ATGATGGAACTCTTCCAGCACTGCAGCGTGGTGAAGGGCTGTGCGATACGACAGATCGAGCGCAGCCGCCGAACACCACTTGGGGAGGGTCTGACCCTCCCCCTTTTCTATGAGGCAGCGAATCCTGGCATCGTGCTCCGTCAACCCGCGGTCGCCGGCACTTTCTACCCGCACGAAAAGGCGGCGCTGGCCGCCCTCGTCGAAAGCTCTCTCGACCATCGCCTTGGCCCCGGCGCGAATCCGGGCGCGTGGCCAGGGGGAAAGCGCATTCGCGGCCTCCTCGTGCCCCATGCCGGTCTCGAGTATAGTGGCCACGTGGCGGCGCATGCCTACAAGACGCTGGCGGAGGACCACGCCCCGAACAGGCTCATCCTGATCGGCCCCAACCACAGCGGCGTGGGGGCCGCCGCGGAGGTATCTCTCGACGACTTCGCAGTTGCGACGGGGACCGCGAGGAACGATTTCCGGTTCGGCGAACGGTTGATCAGTCAGTTCATCAGCGAGGATTCCGGAAGCCACGCCGAGGAGCATTCGCTTGAGGTGCAAGTTCCATTCATCGTCCGCCTGTTCCCCGAAGCCAAGATCGTACCGATCCTCGTGACACAACAGACGAGGGAGATCTCCAAGGCCATCGGCGAGGCCATCGCCCCACACCTTGGTGATCCTGGGACCATCGTGATCGCCAGCACGGACCTGTCCCATTACCTTCCTCCGAACCGTGCGACGGCCGCCGATTCGGTGACGATCGAGGCGCTCCTCACGGGGAGCGCCGACTCGCTCTTTGACGTCCTGGGGGAAGGCGACCCCTCGATGTGCGGCCAGGGGGCGGCTGCGGCGATGCTTGCCGCGGTCAAACCGGAAAATGGACGGCTTCTTGCCCGAGCCCACTCGGGCGACGTGAAGCCCATGCCCAGGGTCGTGGGATATGCGTCGATGGCGTTTGGTTGA
- the mvk gene encoding mevalonate kinase, with protein MVTAKAPGKAILLGEHAVVFGEPAIAVALDLETTVTVDVGGERSQVNERPLNHKAHAYLYEAVKLLWDERGLDIKVESGLPSAGGLGSSAALTVAFVAALSKLRDDFSEEAVARRSYEVESAAQDGRASPTDTSTSTHGGAVLVSKDRGEKFLWRISRGERTWNLHETPCPDITLVVGYTGERGRTADQVAKVARFVEKNALGRDVIKDIGTVTRQGKSALADGDLKRLGALMNRDHDLLHILGVSTPRLDALVEAARPHSFGAKLTGAGGGGCMIALTEKPEETAAAILLRGGEPHIVKVNKAGVTVQ; from the coding sequence GTGGTCACGGCCAAGGCACCTGGAAAGGCGATCCTCCTCGGCGAACACGCGGTCGTTTTCGGCGAGCCCGCCATCGCGGTGGCGTTGGACCTTGAGACCACGGTCACCGTGGACGTCGGGGGCGAGCGAAGCCAAGTGAACGAGCGGCCCCTGAACCATAAGGCGCACGCGTACCTCTACGAGGCCGTGAAACTTCTTTGGGACGAACGGGGCCTCGACATCAAGGTCGAATCTGGCCTTCCCTCGGCCGGAGGACTCGGGTCCTCCGCCGCACTCACGGTCGCGTTCGTCGCCGCCCTCTCGAAGCTACGCGACGATTTCAGCGAGGAGGCCGTGGCAAGGCGGTCCTACGAGGTCGAATCCGCAGCGCAAGACGGGCGAGCGAGCCCCACCGACACGTCCACGTCGACTCATGGGGGGGCCGTGTTGGTGTCGAAGGATCGCGGCGAGAAATTCCTGTGGCGCATATCCCGGGGCGAGCGTACTTGGAACCTCCACGAGACGCCGTGCCCCGACATCACGCTCGTCGTCGGGTACACGGGCGAACGCGGGCGGACGGCGGACCAAGTGGCGAAGGTCGCACGCTTCGTGGAGAAAAACGCCCTCGGGCGAGACGTGATCAAGGACATCGGGACGGTGACGCGCCAAGGCAAAAGCGCGCTTGCCGACGGTGACCTGAAGAGGCTCGGGGCCTTGATGAACAGGGACCACGACCTTCTCCACATCCTCGGCGTATCCACGCCGCGGCTTGATGCGCTAGTCGAGGCCGCGCGGCCGCACTCGTTCGGAGCGAAGCTCACGGGCGCCGGCGGCGGGGGCTGCATGATAGCGCTCACCGAGAAGCCGGAGGAGACGGCCGCCGCCATCCTGCTTCGCGGCGGCGAACCGCACATCGTCAAAGTGAACAAAGCGGGGGTCACGGTGCAATGA
- a CDS encoding isopentenyl phosphate kinase family protein, with protein sequence MIIVKLGGSVITDKSRPRSFKPAAMKRLAKELAGAREELIVVHGAGSFGHHEAKRAEIARGYRNRRQLLALPRIHRDLRQLDLLVLDALLDAGLRPVSIPPAAVARRRSAGTVTIDTRPFEHALELGMVPVSFGDVIQDSRQVFSILSGDAIVERLSDRFRPRLVVFVTDVDGIFDKSPLKRGASLILAVSAKTLGLLAIGGSTKVDVTRGMAGKATEMGRIARRGARVLVVNGNKPGRLKSILAGKDALATEIHA encoded by the coding sequence ATGATCATCGTGAAGCTCGGCGGCAGCGTCATCACGGACAAGTCGCGCCCACGCAGCTTCAAGCCCGCCGCGATGAAGCGGCTTGCAAAGGAGCTCGCGGGCGCAAGGGAGGAGCTCATCGTTGTACACGGGGCCGGCTCCTTCGGCCACCACGAGGCGAAACGGGCGGAGATCGCCCGGGGCTACCGCAACAGGCGCCAGCTCCTGGCGCTTCCGAGGATCCATCGGGACCTTCGCCAATTGGACCTTCTGGTCCTTGATGCGCTTCTCGACGCTGGCCTGCGCCCGGTGTCGATACCACCGGCGGCTGTGGCCCGGCGACGCTCGGCCGGGACCGTGACCATCGACACGCGACCCTTCGAACACGCTCTCGAACTCGGCATGGTCCCAGTGAGCTTTGGCGACGTCATCCAAGACAGTAGACAAGTGTTCTCGATCCTATCGGGCGACGCAATCGTCGAACGGCTCTCCGACCGTTTCCGTCCGCGCCTCGTCGTCTTCGTGACCGACGTGGACGGGATATTCGACAAGAGTCCCCTCAAACGAGGTGCTTCCTTGATCCTCGCTGTGAGCGCGAAGACTCTCGGCCTATTGGCCATCGGCGGCTCGACGAAGGTGGATGTCACGCGAGGCATGGCAGGAAAGGCCACGGAGATGGGCCGCATCGCCAGGAGGGGTGCACGTGTGCTCGTCGTGAACGGGAACAAACCCGGGCGGTTGAAGTCGATCCTCGCGGGAAAGGACGCGCTGGCGACCGAGATACACGCCTGA
- a CDS encoding type 2 isopentenyl-diphosphate Delta-isomerase, with translation MTQSRKKDHVDIILKEDVRARWDSWDDVFLVHEPLPEVDLDKIDLGTRFLGKRLKAPMMIASMTGGYPGAESINNNLAYAAAELGLGLGLGSQRVALTDKTVRHTYDTVKEYDVPFLAANIGAPQLIPQKSGKKPLDAKDAANLVSMIDADALIIHLNYLQEAVQPEGDMNAEGVIEAISGIVEGVGVPVIAKETGAGISRRAAERLKKCGVAAIDVGGLSGTTFAAVELVRAKKEGAKEQTRIGELFRDWGIPTPVSILESEVGLPMVATGGVRNGEDAFKALALGATLVGAAGATLPYAVKGKKDILGFLTMFLAEMRTAFMLTGTNTSANAKRAQVVCTGRVAEWMRALGHDSQNLAARRR, from the coding sequence ATGACGCAATCGAGGAAGAAGGACCATGTGGACATCATCCTCAAGGAGGACGTCCGGGCCCGCTGGGATTCGTGGGACGACGTGTTCCTCGTCCATGAACCGCTTCCTGAAGTGGACCTTGACAAGATCGACCTTGGAACGCGTTTCCTTGGAAAACGACTCAAGGCGCCGATGATGATCGCGTCCATGACGGGTGGTTACCCGGGCGCGGAATCCATCAATAACAACCTCGCCTACGCCGCCGCGGAACTCGGGCTTGGCCTTGGCCTTGGAAGCCAACGTGTGGCCCTCACGGACAAGACCGTGCGCCACACGTACGACACGGTCAAGGAGTACGACGTCCCGTTCCTCGCCGCGAACATCGGCGCTCCGCAACTCATCCCGCAAAAAAGCGGAAAGAAGCCGCTCGACGCGAAAGACGCCGCGAACCTCGTCTCGATGATCGACGCGGACGCCCTCATCATCCACCTCAATTACCTTCAGGAAGCGGTGCAGCCCGAGGGCGACATGAACGCCGAGGGCGTCATCGAAGCGATAAGTGGCATCGTTGAAGGTGTCGGGGTGCCTGTCATCGCGAAGGAGACGGGCGCTGGCATCAGTCGCCGCGCTGCCGAGCGGTTGAAAAAATGCGGTGTGGCGGCGATCGACGTCGGCGGCCTTTCCGGGACCACGTTCGCGGCCGTCGAGCTTGTCCGCGCGAAGAAGGAAGGTGCCAAGGAGCAGACGCGGATCGGCGAACTCTTCCGCGATTGGGGCATCCCCACTCCGGTCTCGATCCTCGAATCAGAAGTAGGTCTTCCCATGGTGGCGACCGGCGGCGTCCGAAACGGCGAGGACGCGTTCAAAGCACTCGCCCTCGGAGCGACTCTTGTGGGTGCTGCGGGCGCGACGCTTCCATACGCCGTCAAGGGGAAGAAGGACATCCTTGGTTTCCTCACGATGTTCCTCGCCGAGATGAGGACGGCCTTCATGCTCACCGGTACGAACACGTCCGCGAACGCGAAACGGGCACAGGTCGTATGCACGGGGCGAGTCGCAGAGTGGATGCGGGCGTTGGGACACGATTCACAGAACTTGGCCGCGCGACGTCGCTAG
- a CDS encoding 30S ribosomal protein S6e, whose translation MVEFRVVVSDPKDGKSYQVPVTGQHANLLVRKKIGDEVEGMFVGLPGYKLKITGGSDKDGFPMRKDVPTAGRKRLLVSESIGFHPENRGVRRKKTFRGGEIGVDTLQINVVVATHGPKPIGELITKPAEGATPEPKKR comes from the coding sequence ATGGTCGAATTCAGAGTAGTGGTGTCAGACCCGAAAGACGGGAAATCGTACCAAGTGCCGGTCACGGGCCAGCACGCGAACCTCCTTGTGCGAAAGAAGATCGGCGACGAGGTCGAGGGCATGTTCGTGGGGCTACCCGGTTACAAGCTCAAGATCACGGGCGGAAGCGACAAGGACGGCTTCCCGATGAGAAAGGACGTCCCGACCGCAGGAAGGAAGCGGCTCCTGGTCTCCGAAAGCATCGGCTTCCACCCGGAGAACCGCGGTGTCCGCCGCAAGAAGACGTTCCGAGGCGGCGAGATCGGCGTCGACACACTGCAGATCAACGTGGTCGTCGCGACGCACGGGCCCAAGCCCATAGGCGAACTCATCACGAAGCCCGCCGAAGGCGCCACACCCGAACCGAAGAAGAGATAG
- a CDS encoding translation initiation factor IF-2 subunit gamma, giving the protein MKVSRQPEVNIGMIGHVDHGKTTLTQALSGEWTDRHSEEIKRGISIKLGYADAAFYRCPKDAEPDCFTTEQKCPKCGEKTDLIRTVSFVDSPGHETLMANMLTGAALMDGAILVIGANEACPQPQTKEHLMALDIIGIRNIIIVQNKIDLVSEEKALENHRQIEQFVKGTVAEKAPIIPVSAQQKINIDVLIQQIEKLIPTPKHDATRPPLVYVARSFDINLPGIKPEEIRGGVIGGSIVQGKFSVGDKIEIVPGRKLEEHGRTRWEPIHTEITGLVAGGKSYKSVNPGGLAGIGTLLDPALTKSDNMVGKVAGTPGSLPPILESFTMDTHLLERVVGSAEELKVEALKTREPLMLNIATATTVGVITSARESEAEVVLKLPVVARKGQRLAISRRIGTRWRLIGYGIIKSAPGLEEKAPGPAANDTAPKEKKAQSKKH; this is encoded by the coding sequence GTGAAGGTCTCTCGCCAACCCGAAGTGAACATCGGAATGATCGGTCACGTCGACCACGGAAAGACGACGCTCACCCAAGCGCTGAGCGGCGAGTGGACCGACAGGCACAGCGAGGAAATCAAGCGCGGCATCTCGATCAAGCTCGGCTACGCCGACGCCGCGTTCTATCGCTGCCCTAAGGACGCCGAGCCCGACTGTTTCACGACCGAGCAGAAGTGCCCGAAGTGCGGCGAAAAAACAGACCTCATCCGCACGGTCTCCTTCGTCGACAGCCCGGGGCATGAGACGTTGATGGCGAACATGCTCACGGGGGCGGCCCTCATGGACGGCGCCATACTCGTCATCGGCGCCAACGAGGCGTGCCCGCAGCCGCAGACGAAGGAGCACCTGATGGCGCTCGACATCATCGGCATCAGGAACATCATCATCGTCCAGAACAAGATCGACCTGGTCTCTGAGGAGAAAGCGCTCGAGAACCACAGGCAGATAGAGCAGTTCGTGAAAGGCACGGTCGCCGAGAAGGCACCCATAATCCCGGTCTCGGCGCAGCAGAAGATAAACATCGACGTCCTCATCCAGCAGATCGAGAAACTCATCCCGACGCCAAAGCACGACGCGACAAGGCCTCCGCTCGTCTACGTCGCGAGGTCGTTCGACATCAACCTTCCCGGCATCAAGCCGGAAGAGATCCGTGGCGGCGTCATAGGCGGTTCCATCGTCCAAGGCAAGTTCAGCGTGGGCGACAAGATCGAGATAGTACCCGGGCGTAAACTCGAAGAGCACGGGAGGACGCGGTGGGAACCCATACACACGGAGATAACGGGCCTTGTCGCCGGTGGCAAGAGCTACAAGTCCGTGAACCCGGGTGGGCTCGCGGGGATAGGGACACTACTTGACCCCGCGCTCACAAAAAGCGACAACATGGTCGGAAAAGTGGCCGGGACACCGGGCTCGCTCCCGCCGATCCTGGAGAGCTTCACGATGGATACGCACCTTCTGGAGCGCGTCGTCGGATCCGCCGAGGAACTGAAGGTAGAGGCGTTGAAGACGCGCGAACCGCTGATGCTAAACATCGCCACCGCGACCACGGTCGGCGTCATAACGAGCGCCCGGGAGAGCGAGGCGGAGGTCGTGTTGAAGCTTCCAGTCGTCGCAAGGAAAGGACAACGACTCGCGATCTCGCGCCGCATCGGCACGCGATGGCGCCTCATCGGGTACGGGATAATCAAGAGCGCCCCCGGCCTCGAAGAGAAGGCCCCCGGCCCGGCGGCGAACGACACGGCGCCCAAGGAGAAGAAGGCGCAGTCGAAGAAGCATTGA
- a CDS encoding sodium/proton-translocating pyrophosphatase — protein sequence MVRMVLQNALLISIGSAVAAGLVASGFALTLSRPASRGKDNAALAAVSSAVATQVRWLYLRQGQIIAVTCALLAGIVGVFATPEAGLAVLIGAATTLLVGLAALNLTAGAVYRVALLSKDQTPEALRQALRAGTAIGLLSTGLTLVVVAATLFLLGGSALTGAGLPTIDALLGFALGAATVALLNRLGGGIFTKSADIGADLVGQVEAGLAPDDPRNPAAFADACGDQLGSAAAAACEFAEVYATSLVAAMALGVALAIGAASVPAEIDAWASLPLLLGASGVIASIIATLVFASGKGDTVAGTRMTRAYVVGGLVSGVGGYFVVSVAVGTENIGLYIAFLLGILGGMVTALLSEKYTTPSGKKVAEIAESSKTGSATNIIAGLGNGLEATGSPTMILLIVVIAAYAAGVSYSAANSLQAGILGIALSGVGLLSITAITLGISINAAITDCANGLWALSGNKGGQAREALTASGKGALPYARSIVVASSLFAALSLVLFFGWRVGEACGTQPAGAAAVVYNYVSCAKVMTGGALTVNISDPYALVGLFIGGMMPFLVTAHVTQAASRTAVGIVTESRRQLRERPNILGGSEKPDYDAVVKAGSEASLAQLSVPAVIALGIPLLIGMALPPTALAGLIAGVTATGLLLAMMLILSGAGWDSARQSLEFSKTDSPQHKASVVGDTVGDSFKDAAGPALNVLIRVTALTAIILLPFFLSQSLIR from the coding sequence GTGGTCCGGATGGTCCTTCAAAACGCCTTACTCATCTCCATAGGGTCGGCTGTCGCTGCCGGCCTCGTCGCTAGCGGCTTCGCCTTGACGCTCTCGCGACCCGCCAGTCGCGGGAAGGACAATGCGGCGCTCGCGGCCGTGTCGAGCGCCGTCGCGACCCAAGTCAGGTGGCTCTACCTTCGCCAAGGACAAATCATTGCGGTCACTTGCGCTCTTCTAGCCGGCATCGTGGGTGTCTTTGCGACCCCCGAAGCTGGTCTCGCCGTCTTGATAGGCGCGGCCACGACGCTTCTCGTGGGGCTTGCGGCCTTGAACCTGACAGCGGGCGCCGTGTACCGCGTCGCGCTCCTTTCAAAGGACCAAACGCCCGAAGCGCTGCGTCAAGCGCTGAGGGCGGGGACGGCGATAGGACTCCTTTCGACGGGCCTCACGCTCGTCGTTGTCGCCGCCACGTTGTTCCTTCTCGGAGGAAGCGCACTTACGGGTGCCGGGCTACCGACGATCGACGCTCTTCTCGGCTTTGCCCTGGGTGCAGCTACGGTGGCGCTTCTCAACCGGCTCGGTGGCGGGATATTCACGAAAAGCGCCGACATAGGGGCGGACCTCGTCGGCCAGGTCGAAGCGGGCCTCGCCCCCGACGACCCTCGAAACCCCGCTGCGTTCGCAGATGCATGCGGCGACCAATTGGGTTCCGCCGCGGCGGCCGCCTGCGAATTCGCCGAAGTCTACGCGACGTCGCTGGTGGCCGCGATGGCCCTCGGGGTCGCGCTCGCGATCGGGGCCGCAAGCGTTCCCGCGGAGATCGACGCGTGGGCGAGCCTGCCGCTCCTCCTTGGGGCGAGCGGAGTCATCGCTTCCATCATCGCGACGCTCGTCTTCGCGTCGGGCAAGGGCGACACCGTCGCCGGCACGAGGATGACCCGGGCGTACGTGGTGGGCGGGCTCGTTTCAGGCGTGGGGGGCTACTTCGTCGTGAGCGTCGCGGTCGGGACCGAGAACATCGGCCTCTACATCGCCTTCCTCCTTGGCATCCTCGGCGGGATGGTCACGGCACTCCTCTCCGAGAAGTACACGACGCCGTCGGGCAAGAAAGTCGCGGAGATCGCCGAATCCAGTAAGACTGGAAGCGCCACCAACATCATCGCGGGGCTCGGCAACGGCCTCGAAGCGACGGGTTCGCCGACGATGATACTCCTCATCGTCGTCATAGCGGCCTACGCGGCGGGCGTGAGCTACTCGGCCGCCAACTCGCTCCAAGCGGGCATACTCGGCATCGCGCTTTCTGGCGTTGGTCTACTTTCGATCACGGCGATCACGTTGGGCATTTCCATCAACGCCGCGATAACGGATTGCGCGAACGGCCTATGGGCGCTTTCCGGGAACAAGGGGGGGCAGGCGCGCGAAGCGCTCACGGCGAGCGGCAAGGGTGCGCTTCCCTACGCCCGCTCCATCGTCGTCGCCTCCTCGTTGTTTGCGGCGCTCTCACTCGTCCTTTTCTTCGGCTGGCGCGTCGGCGAGGCCTGCGGCACGCAACCCGCAGGAGCGGCGGCCGTGGTGTACAACTACGTCTCCTGCGCCAAGGTGATGACTGGAGGGGCTTTGACCGTGAACATCAGCGACCCTTACGCCCTCGTCGGTCTCTTCATCGGCGGAATGATGCCTTTCCTCGTCACGGCCCACGTCACCCAGGCGGCCTCCAGGACGGCCGTCGGGATCGTCACGGAATCGAGGCGCCAATTGAGGGAGCGGCCGAACATCCTCGGCGGCTCCGAGAAGCCCGACTACGACGCGGTGGTCAAGGCGGGTTCAGAGGCAAGCCTCGCGCAGCTCAGCGTCCCGGCCGTGATCGCTTTGGGCATCCCGCTTCTCATCGGCATGGCGCTTCCCCCGACGGCGCTTGCGGGCCTCATAGCCGGCGTCACGGCCACCGGGCTTCTTCTCGCCATGATGCTCATCCTTTCAGGGGCCGGCTGGGACAGCGCCCGGCAATCCCTGGAGTTTTCGAAGACCGATTCGCCGCAGCACAAGGCGTCGGTCGTCGGCGACACCGTGGGCGATTCGTTCAAGGACGCCGCCGGGCCGGCGCTGAACGTTCTCATCCGCGTGACGGCGCTCACCGCCATCATCCTGCTTCCCTTCTTCCTCTCTCAGAGCCTCATCAGGTAG
- a CDS encoding DNA-directed RNA polymerase: protein MYSIVPMEDTVRIPPSELGNDPIEVTKLLVRRSFEGRMTKRHGLVVVAMNIVRQGEGRVIHGDGAVYQRVKYDAVVFKPEVGEIVEGTICEVVEFGAFVRFGPLDGLLHMSQIMNDYLNVDTKNERLIGKETARTLSIGDQIRARLVTVSLNELSPRESKIGLTMRQPGLGKQEWLDEDRAKKSGQPLPEKPKGGQAKKPKPAEAPKEASVAETKEKEA from the coding sequence ATGTACTCGATAGTCCCAATGGAAGACACCGTACGCATCCCCCCGTCAGAACTCGGAAACGACCCCATAGAGGTGACGAAGCTCCTCGTGCGGCGCAGTTTCGAGGGCAGGATGACCAAGCGCCACGGCCTCGTGGTGGTCGCGATGAACATCGTTCGACAGGGCGAGGGCCGCGTGATACACGGCGACGGCGCAGTATACCAGCGCGTCAAGTACGACGCGGTCGTCTTCAAGCCCGAGGTCGGTGAGATCGTCGAGGGCACCATCTGCGAAGTCGTGGAGTTCGGGGCGTTCGTGCGTTTCGGGCCGCTCGACGGACTTCTGCACATGAGCCAGATAATGAACGATTACCTCAACGTCGACACGAAGAACGAACGTCTCATCGGGAAGGAGACCGCCCGCACGCTTTCGATCGGGGACCAGATCCGGGCCCGCTTGGTGACGGTGAGCCTCAACGAACTCTCGCCTCGCGAATCGAAGATCGGTCTCACGATGCGCCAACCGGGCCTTGGAAAGCAGGAGTGGCTCGACGAGGACCGCGCCAAGAAGAGCGGTCAACCCCTGCCGGAGAAACCGAAGGGCGGCCAGGCGAAAAAGCCAAAGCCCGCTGAGGCCCCAAAAGAGGCGTCGGTGGCCGAGACGAAGGAGAAGGAGGCCTAA